TCTAAAAGTATTTCTTGTAGTTCCCTCTTTTGGAgcttttgtgaaaattttaagaatgtaGTTCCCTCTTTTagagattttgtaaaatttttctaGAAGACTTAGCACTTCTGTTTGTGGTAAGTCAATCATGGAAGACTTCTAcagatatttcttttaaaaaggagacagcctctttattaatattaatataataataatgagacaaaagctcataatacaaaagaattatacaatgagcatGTAAGCATGGATCGGGGGTgcacctggacatctcaactaggttgacacccccttaacaccctcatcatatccaaccaagctaaaacccgtaacaaaggagtaatggctaaaggcaaaacaaacacaaaagaagTACAGggaaatacaaatacaaatacaagacTAAACATCCTTCTAAATAAAAGGCGACCAAAAACTTGCACCAAGACAAACTCGAGATCATAGGAGGAAGAACACTATGAGGAGGCTGAAAAGAGGAAGACTTTTACAGATTAGATTGGTTTTTAGAAAGATGATCCTTTTTGTAGGGCTGCTTTTTCACATTCTGTATTGGTGGGCAGAAAAAAGACTTCAATCATATCTTTTTGAATCATGACTTTGTTTGGTTAGTTTGGAGTTGTTTCTATGAGGTGTTTGACTTTCCTTTTGCTAGACACATGCTGTGTTTTAGAAAGCCTCCTAGGCGCATGCATAGTGCCTCGCCTTGCACACAAGTGCATCAGATGTGGTGCTTTCAGTGAAGCCCTACGGCCCAAAGTCCTAGGCattggggtttttttttcattattttaaaaaagtaattattagggttttttccttccatattaattataaataataaaatttgcttGGCCTAaatggaatatttttttttcctatggttacttttatttttttcttttatattccAATTCAACTATCctcttttttatcttgtatttttatattatcttgtattatatatagagagactgcaccttaaaaaaaaaacccacattttttttccgCCTTGCACTTAAGCCCTAAAAGACTATTGTGCTTTATTATGCCTTGAGCATTGAAAAACATTAGACACAGAGATCACGGAGATGATTGAggagtttcttcttcatctgtCCTCTAGGttgtaatttatttgactggagtttctttctttaattggATTCACTTGTGTgagctttgatttttttggtctttccttatataattattttttttctcaatgtaagtcttgttcttttttcttggtcttcaatgaatttttgtgtatttgaattaaatgtgTTAGCATCGTtgaattctttgttttctttgaacaATCACTTTTAACTGACTTTGTGAATTCCTTTACTGTAGAGCAAACTCAGAGTATATCTTGCACCATTTCTGTATGGCATGCGCTACTCCTCCTTTGGTCGTCATTTTACAAAAGTTGAGAAACTTGTGGAGGTATACTTGTTTTTGCAGCAATGTTTTTCTTCGATTTAAGAGTACTTTGGTTgtcttatctttttaattatggaAGCATGGTCATGATATGTTATACTGGGTACTTCAAGGAACTTGTTTGGTGACAACAAGATTGTATTGGGGGCAAAGTATCAAAAATCCATTGTCGAAGCATGATGTGTACTACTGCACATCGGGACTCCCAACGATAAGCCAGAATTCAAGTAGTACAACCTTAATTGAACTTGGAGATTTAAGACATATGAGAAATCCAAACTTCTCTCTTTTATGTACGttcattaaataaacataaaactgCTCTAAGTTCTCTCTCTCCTCCTCTCCTCTCCCCTCCCTCCACCCCACTCCTTCCGATCTCCCCTCTCCGACAGCCAGGTTTTTTAAGCAGTCCTCTCTGTTAAGTCTCAGAGATCACCATGGAGGTGGTTAGCTGGAAAATTGACCAGTCACACTATTGCATTTGACATGAAGGAGATTGTTGCTTCATTGAAGATGTAGAAGCCGGCAGAAGCATCTCTCTATCCGTTTGCCAACTTAGATGGATCTGGTCAGCATTAACTGATCTTATCATTTTCCGGTAGGTTGACACTTCAGGAAATTTGGGGATGTCGACAAAGGCAGATTGAgaatttcaaagtttcaagCTAAGTTGGAATGGATACTGAGCTGTGATCATTGGCCATATTCAGGGGGCTCTTCAATATCAGAGTGTGCTTAGGTAGTGAGAAGCAAGACTGGAAGTTGTTTTGCTCAATGCTAGATAAGTTTGTCGAAAAACTGGATTATGCTAGATGGTTTTCTAATAATTCCCTCAAGATTCCTCCTTCGAATTTGAATAGGAAACTAAGTTATGTTGAATTGGCAAAATCAAGTCTTTCCAGTTCCCCTGTTCCAAGACCTATATTTAAGGTAATTGACCAGACTCCTAGTAAAAAAAGCAAGGCTCAAAAGTTAGTCCATCTTCCCCCTTCAAAACAGAAGGATTTGCTGATTAAGAATCTTGAAGTTGTGAAagtcaattttgaaaatttatggacTATAACAAAGTTATTTGCCTCAGATGACTGGAAACTGATCCGTAAGGTTGGAAgcttttttccaataaaatattgttacaaATCCTTTATACGATGAGAATGCCCTCATTAGCATTGACCGAGGATCAATTTTAGATCTCATCCATGAGGAAGGAAAATGGCAAGCCTGGGggaattttctcaaatttgaaagctggtttaaatttaaacacagCCGGCCACTCGTCCAAAAAGGGAATGGCGGTTggctaaaaattaaaaaacttccCTGGGATTATTGGTGTAGGAGTACCTTTGAGGTCATTGGGGATCATTTTGGAGGTCTCTTAGATATAGCCTCCGAAagtctaaatttaattaatgttagtGAAGTTCGGATTCAAGTTAAGAAGAATTCTTGTGGTTTTGTGCCATCCACGATTGAAGTCACTGATCTAAGGAGGGgaaatatatatcttcattTTGGAGATTATGAATTCCTAAACCATAATATTCCCCTCAGAGCTGAAGAGTCctcttttaatctttaaatgaaaggaataaaggaaaagggGCCCACTTCAATAAATCTTTGAGTTATAACGATTTTAGCCCAAGAATTTCGGAGGACCTTAGCAAATTTATTGCAAAAAAGCGTTACAAaatgtttctgtttttaatATTCCAGTAGCCAAAGAGTCCTCTTTTGAGTCTTTAAATGAAAGGAATAAAAGAATAGGGGCCCACTTCAATAAATCTTTGAGTTATAACGAATTTAGCCCAAGCATTTTGGAGGAAAACCCATCAGACTTATTGCAAAAAAACGTTACAAAACGTctgattcttttctttttgttcgaACAGGGGCCAACTTTCTTCAAAAGTGGGTATTTTCAATCGTTCCAAGTGTGCCAAAGACAGCAATTCCTCACATATTCCAAAAATTCTTAAGCACTATATCGCGCAAACCTCCTTCAACAATGTGTGGGCTGCCTTGCTAAAATCTGAATTAAATGGGGTTTGTGACCTTAAAATCCCCCCTTTGGACTGTTTTCGGAATAACACCATCAAGCATTCAGTTTCTGCCAATAACCCAGATCTTTTGGAAGTTTACAGCTTTAAAATCCAGGTCCCTGAGAGTTTTTACAGGTCAGTAAATAGCACTTCTCCTTCAAAGTGTCTCAACATTTCAAATTCCTCCACCTCCACTGCAAAAACATCTTGTCAGCAAGGCTCCCCATGCAAAGCTGAATTAACTCCTAAAGACCAGCCGAAAATTTTCTCACCTATCAGTGTTAGTAGTGAAGAATAAGTTGCTCTTAGTGAAGTTGACCctaaattagattaaaaaattgaagggaCGGacttaaatgttttgtttaatgagGAGGGTTTTGTCACAAATAATTTTCGTCCAGATTTGCCTAAAGAGTTGATGTCAATAGTCAGTGATTGTGGAATTATTGTGGTCTAATTTAGAAGTGCAGCCATCCCTATCCTTCTCTCCGCCATAATGAAGATTGTCTCATGGGTCACTAGGGGCATAAATGATTCCTCTTAATGTGCAGcactaaaaaattcatcataaTCTGCAATCCAGATGTGTTCATGATTCAAGAGTCTAAGAAAGATAGTTTGAATTCTGTTTTCATAAAATCACTGTGGAGGTCCAAGGTTATTGGCTAGAATTTGTGGCATCTGTTGCGCCATCTGGGGGAATTCTTGTCACATTTTCTTGGCTGGGAAAGGATTTTCTTTCTAGTGAGACCCtttatcacatttttttttgttttgtccCGTCTCTTATTTTGGCTAGGAAAGGATTTTGTCCTTGTTCAATTTAGTTTGGACTTTTGATCGCTCTCTAGGCGCTAATGTGGTTCAGCTGCTGTCGAGTCtgttttttcccaaaaatCTCGCATCATTTGGATAACTTTGTTAAAAGCTTTATTTTCAGAATTATGGTTTGAGTGGAATCAACATTTCTTCCATGATAAAGCAAAGTCAAAGAGCAGAAATTATGTGTGCAGTAGATCTTAGTGTTGCAGCTTGGTGttcattaaaaaatgagtCTGCTAATTTTTCCATTCAAGATATTTACCTCAATTGGAATGCCTTTCTTAATCGAGCCTAACCATTGCCGGttcattttctctccatttgCAGTTCTTACTGTCTGAAGTTTGAAGCTTTGAAGTCTTGaccttgtttaattttattttgagattgtaattgttttttggggtttcttttaattttctgtttttttttctggacCTGGTAATTGgctgtttgtttgttttgttttgctttgatATTTACTcgatagaacaccaagtagTGTGTTCTACTAGTTTATTTATCAGCCAAACTTTTACAGAAAACAGAACTAACACAgagtcttgaaaacaaagtacaacaCAAGAACTAATACAAAGTTCaacataaaacaacaaaacagtAAAGGAGTTCACGATAATGGAAATAACTTGCTACAGACTACAGAAACTGAACACTTTCTGCATTCCCTGCTCTCCAGGAAATTACAgccctccacttccagaaactgacTAACCACCCCTCTCTTCCCttccttctttcccttttaactCTCTCCCATGTAATTAACCATGGTCCCCACCaaggtggtttccacttctttctccatttcccTTCTCTTGTTCACGTGCAACTGCCTCCTTTTTCCTCCAgctatattgtaaaataattggtggtctatcatcACTTTTTCGGGATATGATGATTGACGCTATGGGGGTGTCGACCTAGTTGATATGTCccctttctatttcttctttattgctctctttgtataattttcTTGTACTTAGGgttcttattaataaagaagttttgtctccgtttcaaaaaaacatgaaactgCTCTCTCTCAGCAGTGTTTTCAAAGCGCAAGGGGCACCTCAAGGTGAGAGGCGACATAAAGGCAATGCCTGAGCGAAGCGAGGTgcaatgaatgaataaataaataaataatatatgaggTAGAACATAAGTTTATAGACAAATGTCAAAGCCTCAAAGATTAATAATAGTTCtgtaatcaagaaaaatgaacaaaatcgattgtataattctcttgtactttcaGTTTGAGttctatttaataaagaagtttgtctccatttcaaaaaataaaaaataaaaatgaacagaACTCTATAAGTACAAGTTTAAAACAccatcaaatatcaaattcatcAACATCCCCATCTAACTCTATGGTTTCGTCCATTGCTCCTCGGCCATTGTTCTCCTTGATGTCTAATTCATCTAACTCTATGGTTTCGTCCATTGCTCCTCGGCCATTGTTCTCCTTGATGTCTAATTCCTCTTCATCGTCGTCCTCATCTTCATTACTAACTACTTGTATAGTTGGTGCTTGCTTTTGAACTCTAGAAGTGGAGGGAGAGGTAGTTGACTTTCCTTTTGATCTAGTGTACATGAGGGGTTCTCTAACGCCGCTAGCACGAGCTACATCTCCCCATGTGAGGTCGTTGTCATAAAAAACTAGCTCATTGTCAACTTCagcttcatcattttcttcatccaaTGTTTCGACCAACCATTCATTACTCTCGTCGATATGATTTAAAGAGATTGGATCAAGTTGATcctttagattttttttgaaaaggaaacaacctcatttattaataaatgaacaaTGAAACTAAATCTTATAGTATAAGAGGATTATACGATGAGCATTCAAACCAAGGATAAGGATGTGCATTTGAGCATCCCAGCTAAGTTGACACCCTCTTAGTATCCTTATCATATCCtacataataaaaagatagaaCAACTAATAACGTCCAAGTGCAGGACTAACCACAACCAATACAACTCAAAAAGGACATAAGAAACAACTTCTAACCAGACTAGGAATTAAAAATACAGCCAGACAAAGAAAGATTCTGAAACGGTTGGAAACACCAGAGGCTGTGAGCCAAATCTGAATCATCAACAAGGAGGAAAGTTAAAAGGGCTGCCAGTTTAGTAAGATATATTGCATAGAGAAgtctttaaattgttttcgTAGAGAGCATCACAAAGAGGCATTCAGACGTGCGCACTCGTATCTATTGAACCAAGAGGAGGCTTTATTGTGGAAGACTCGCAGATTTCTCTCAAACCACAGTTCCAACAAAATTTCCTTGACGGTATTGCACCAAAGCAAGGAGGCATTTTTTCATCATAACCGGACCAAGAAGTAACTGTCTAACATTATTCTTGCATTCTTTATCAAGGTCTCAGCTGAGATTAAAGGTGTGAAAGAGTTTACTCCTACACTTGGCAGCATATACACATTCAAACAAGTGCTGGAGTTCCGCATGAAATTTGAGATAGAATGGGCATATATGTGGCGAAATATAATGAGTGGGTAACTTCTTTTGCATAATGGATGCACAAATTGAACTCCTGAACAACATAATCGATAGAGTTATACTTACCCTCGGGCTTTTAGATTTCTGAAGGCTTTTTTCCAACTGTAGGTCCATCGGAGTGGCAGGAGACAAGTGCTTCGATAATGACTTTACTGAAAAAACCCCATTAGTTTCCATTAACCAGATTCTTTTATTCTCAATATTGGATAATCTTGTCCTTTCCAAGGAGCCCAggagaagttgaaaattagagatttCAAGCTCCTAACAATCTTCTGAAATCAAGAAACCCAGAGGAAGTGGAGGCGTTCCAATGTTCTACAACCGAGCCTTTTGGATTAAGGGCAATTCTGTACAGCTTGGGAGTGTGGTCTTCAAAGCAATTCTATCCATTCATGGAtccaaccaaaacaaaattttgtcacCCTTTCCAACTTTAAAAGCTGCCACACTATCTAGAAATATTTATCCAAGGGCTTCttaaacttgaattttctttGCCACTTGTGTGCCACTGGAAGAGGCTACTCCCGTGAATACTACAAACCACCTTATACCATAGAGAGTTTTGTTCTGCCATGAACCTCCACCTCCACTTGGCAAGAAGAgtaatgtttctaaatttcagCTTGTCCAGCCCAAGGCCCCCATCTCCTTGGGGTTTGGAAACTAATTCCCATTTCACTAGGTGGTTCAACTTGCTACCGTTGTTCCCTTCTCAAAAGAAGTTCCTCCATGGTTCTTTCAATGGAATTAGAGATTTTTTTGGCATGAGGAATGTTTAGCAATTCCTCATGGATGCCGCTAAGGAGATCTTACTTTCCCCAATATTAATTCCGCATATAGATGACTTTTCCCAATTTATCTTTTGCCCataacactaaaatatttcaagcgTCTTTTTAACGTTTTCATGAATAACTTCATCAAACTTGGAAAATATTAAGGTGTTGTCTGCAAATTGAAGGAGGGGAACATGAACATTGTTCTTTCCTACCATGAAACCTTCATACAAACCGTTCAAGTGTAGATTTGAGATGAAACTACTAAGCACTTCGCTAaccagaagaaaagaaagagggaaagGGGATCCCCTTGCTTTAACCCTCTTGAGGCTTGAATTCTTCCTCTGGGCCTCCCATTGACGAATTCTGAATACTTAGGGTTTTTAACACAATCCATGATCAATCCAGCACACAAGCAGCAGAGACAGCGGAGTTTGAAGGCGTTTTCGGAGGCAGTGTCTGTTCCTAACAGAGAAAACTAGGGTTTTCACGACTATGTCTTGCTTGGATATACAGCAAGTTCTCAATGATTACAAAACCAAAGACCCACTCACCATCACTACTCTCAAGCTCAATCAAAAGGCTCTTTCTGATATAAATGGTTTGTcccttttcaaaaacttgGAGAAGCTTGATTTGACATTCAACAATCTCACATCGCTTCAGGGGTTGGAGTCATGCACCAATTTGAAGTGGCTCTCAGTTGTACAAAACAAACTTGATAACTTAAAAGGAATTGAAGGGCTTTCTAGACTTAATGTATTAAATGCGGGAAAGAATAAGCTTCGGTCAATGGACGAAATTAGACCCCTTGTTGGCTTTTGtgctttgattttgaatgacaatGAGATTGCTTCTATTTGCAAGCTTGATCAGATGAAGAACCTGAATACTCTGGTTCTTTCTAGAAATCCAATCCACAGTATTGGAGATTCTCTGTTGAAAGTGAATTCAATGAAAAAGCTATCCCTTTCTAACTGCAAACATCAATCTATTGAATCCCTCAAGTTTTGTATCGAACTTAAAGAGCTTAGACTTGCTCACAATGAAATCAGGATGCTCCCCAATGCTTTGGCTCATAACAAGAAGTTGTTGAATTTGGATTTGGGAAATAATGTCATCATGAGATGGTCAGATTTAAAGGTATTGAGTTCATTAGGCTATCTGAGGAATATTTATGTTCGAGGGAATCCTATTGCTGAAAGTGCTAAGTTAGATAAAAAGATTTGTCGACTGGTTCCAGGCTTGCGTGTATTGAATGCGAGATCAATTGATAAATGCATTCAGAATGAGAATGATAATGGGAGTGATAAAGAAGACGACACTCCAATCAGGAGCCTAGATcgtcaaaaagagaaaaaggataGAAAACTGAATGGGAATGTTGAAACACACCCGTCTGTTCAAGGCACTGATGGCAAACTTGATCATACTAATGGTGCTGATGTGGACAGGAAGTTGGAACGCAAAAAACGTAAGATGGATAAGGTCACCAGGGAGGAGAAAGTAATTCCATCTCTTGACAATAAGATAAATCTCGGTACCAATGATATTGATAAGGAAAAGAAGACTTCAAAgcagaaaagaacaaaaagcaATAAGGAGCCATCTTTGCCAATACACAAGGAGACACTTACCAAGATTGAAAACCAtaagaagaaa
This DNA window, taken from Cucumis sativus cultivar 9930 chromosome 6, Cucumber_9930_V3, whole genome shotgun sequence, encodes the following:
- the LOC116404621 gene encoding leucine-rich repeat-containing protein 9-like, whose translation is MSCLDIQQVLNDYKTKDPLTITTLKLNQKALSDINGLSLFKNLEKLDLTFNNLTSLQGLESCTNLKWLSVVQNKLDNLKGIEGLSRLNVLNAGKNKLRSMDEIRPLVGFCALILNDNEIASICKLDQMKNLNTLVLSRNPIHSIGDSLLKVNSMKKLSLSNCKHQSIESLKFCIELKELRLAHNEIRMLPNALAHNKKLLNLDLGNNVIMRWSDLKVLSSLGYLRNIYVRGNPIAESAKLDKKICRLVPGLRVLNARSIDKCIQNENDNGSDKEDDTPIRSLDRQKEKKDRKLNGNVETHPSVQGTDGKLDHTNGADVDRKLERKKRKMDKVTREEKVIPSLDNKINLGTNDIDKEKKTSKQKRTKSNKEPSLPIHKETLTKIENHKKKAKKEGERQIGVIDDAEVPFEQLFGDDLIEDMDAVLQKVGEKEVEEMNLKPNLASFSANRKESKSQDRVGRLQISPIVEIGMDGISTWGDE